The following are from one region of the Pseudomonadota bacterium genome:
- a CDS encoding BrnT family toxin — MRKATFEWDEEKDKENQTKHGISFLTAQQAFLDPRRVIAEDVTHSTEEDRYYCMGYVGEGILTVRFTYRGNVIRIYGAGYWRKGRKIYEDQNKIH, encoded by the coding sequence ATGAGAAAAGCAACTTTTGAATGGGATGAAGAAAAAGACAAGGAGAACCAAACCAAACACGGTATTTCTTTTCTGACCGCACAACAGGCTTTTCTTGATCCCCGCCGTGTTATCGCGGAAGACGTTACCCATAGCACCGAAGAGGATAGGTATTACTGCATGGGATATGTCGGTGAAGGTATTCTGACCGTCAGATTCACATACCGTGGCAATGTTATTCGCATCTATGGCGCAGGTTATTGGAGAAAAGGAAGGAAAATCTATGAAGACCAAAATAAAATACACTGA
- a CDS encoding CopG family transcriptional regulator, which produces MKTKIKYTDETMGDLKIVKDFLPPPDQLVLREDNVKVTISLKKSSITFFKEQAKKQKTSYQKMIREVVDWYASHYQKSA; this is translated from the coding sequence ATGAAGACCAAAATAAAATACACTGATGAAACTATGGGCGATCTAAAGATCGTCAAAGACTTTCTCCCCCCACCCGATCAATTGGTGCTGAGGGAAGACAATGTGAAGGTCACCATATCTTTGAAGAAATCAAGTATCACTTTCTTTAAAGAACAGGCAAAGAAACAGAAGACTTCTTACCAGAAGATGATAAGAGAGGTAGTGGACTGGTATGCTTCACATTATCAGAAAAGTGCATAA